Proteins from a genomic interval of Lolium perenne isolate Kyuss_39 chromosome 1, Kyuss_2.0, whole genome shotgun sequence:
- the LOC127324040 gene encoding uncharacterized protein: MHRLPLLPATAAATTFIDATAPFLLPTSSMPALRLGSPALLAARRGPLPWLRCAGAPRRGMCCSLDASSRDPEDDDEKRRGARAAAERRLRGGGGSGELLAIPGVGPRNLRKLVDNGFEGVAHLKQLYRDKFFGKSSEKMVEFLQSSVGIIHKNHAESITSFIKESVVEDQEDTNSSKPPQKKRLTFCVEGNISVGKSTFLQRIANETIELRDLVEIVPEPVAKWQDVGPDHFNILDAFYAEPERYAYTFQNYVFVTRVMQERESSGGIKPLRLMERSVFSDRMVFVRAVHEAKWMNEMEISIYDSWFDPVVSSLPGLIPDGFIYLRASPDTCHKRMMLRKRSEEGGVSLDYLQGLHEKHESWLFPSKGGGRGVLSVSQLPMHMEGSLPPGIRDRVFYLEGDHMHSSIQKVPALVLDCEPDIDFNKDIQAKRQYAQQVAEFFEFVNSKKEAPSEQTSTEKDRMNPQIMFPNKGGLWVPGGVPPFTGSAMNLDFRRAMSSYLPT; this comes from the exons atGCACAGGCTCCCCCTCCTcccagccaccgccgccgccaccaccttcATTGACGCCACGGCGCCCTTCCTGCTCCCGACCTCCTCCATGCCCGCCCTCCGCCTCGGCTCCCCGGCGCTCCTCGCCGCGCGCCGGGGCCCGCTCCCCTGGCTGCGCTGCGCCGGCGCGCCCAGGCGGGGCATGTGCTGCTCCCTCGACGCCTCCAGCCGCGacccggaggacgacgacgagaagcggcggggggcccgcgccgccgccgagcggaggctcaggggcggcggcggcagcggggagctcctcgccatccCCGGCGTCGGGCCACGCAACCTCAGGAAGCTCGTCGACAACGGCTTCGAGGGCGTCGCGCACCTCAAGCAGCTCTACAGGGATAAG TTCTTTGGGAAGTCTAGTGAGAAGATGGTTGAGTTCTTACAGAGCTCAGTTGGCATCATACATAAGAACCACGCTGAGAGTATAACTTCATTCATTAAAGAGAGTGTTGTTGAGGATCAAGAAGATACCAACTCGTCTAAGCCCCCTCAGAAGAAGAGGCTAACCTTTTGCGTGGAAGGAAATATTAGTGTTGGCAAGAGCACCTTCCTTCAGAGGATAGCTAATGAGACTATTGAACTACGTGATCTTGTGGAAATCGTACCTGAACCTGTTGCCAAGTGGCAGGATGTTGGCCCTGATCACTTCAATATACTGGATGCCTTCTACGCTGAGCCAGAACGATATGCTTACACGTTCCAAAACTATGTCTTTGTGACAAGGGTTATGCAAGAAAGGGAATCTTCAGGTGGAATAAAACCTCTGAGACTGATGGAAAGAAGTGTTTTCAGTGACAGGATG GTATTTGTCCGTGCTGTTCACGAAGCTAAATGGATGAATGAGATGGAGATCAGCATCTATGATTCCTGGTTTGATCCAGTGGTGTCCTCGCTCCCAGGTCTTATCCCAGATGGATTTATCTATTTAAGAGCCAGCCCAGATACTTGCCATAAAAGGATGATGCTCCGGAAAAGATCAGAGGAAGGTGGTGTTAGTCTTGACTACTTGCAAGGTCTGCATGAGAAACATGAGAGTTGGCTATTTCCTTCAAAAGGAGGAGGCCGTGGTGTTTTATCAGTCAGTCAGCTGCCGATGCATATGGAGGGGTCTTTGCCTCCAGGAATACGGGATCGTGTCTTCTACCTGGAAGGAGATCACATGCATTCTAGTATCCAGAAG GTTCCTGCTCTGGTCTTGGACTGTGAACCTGACATTGACTTCAACAAAGACATACAGGCTAAACGACA ATATGCTCAGCAAGTTGCTGAGTTCTTTGAATTCGTGAATAGCAAAAAGGAAGCTCCATCCGAACAAACAAGCACCGAGAAGGACCGTATGAATCCACAGATCATGTTCCCTAACAAAGGCGGCTTGTGGGTCCCTGGAGGTGTACCCCCTTTCACAGGCTCGGCAATGAATCTCGATTTCAGGAGAGCCATGTCTTCATATCTCCCAACCTAG